In Hippoglossus hippoglossus isolate fHipHip1 chromosome 19, fHipHip1.pri, whole genome shotgun sequence, the DNA window tgagacacgtgagacacatgagacacatgagacacatgaagacacatggagacacatgaagaaacatgaagatacatgagacacatgagacacatgaagacacatgaagacacatgaagacacatgagacacatgaatgagacatatgacgacacatgaaacaaatgaaaagacacatgagacaaagaCATCAGGTCACATCAGATTTTTTGCGTCTCGTTTAttgaggacatgcagcaggcgATGATTGACATCAGGGTTCAAACGTGTGATTTCTTTTGACTTTGACTGATGAAAGCGACAGATGTTGAGACAGATCAACAtctggtctgctgctgctcctggaaAGTTACTCAGGCTGCACAGGACGGACCTTCATGACGATGGACTTCACAGAGTAGTCATGGGTGTTTTTCCAAGTGACCCATGAAACTCCAACAGCATAGGGAGTCTTCTCCTGTCCCCAGCGGTAAACCCCATTAGGGTTTGCATGGTGACAGTTGTTGTACCAGAAACCTCCCAAGAAGGTTGAGGCACAGTTCTCAGGCACTGTGTCCTGGTCTCTGTCAAAGGTGGAGAACTTCATGCCATTGTGTGTCATCATGGAGTCtcctacagagacacagagaagacacagagaagacacacagaggacacagagaagacacagagaagacacagagaggacacagagaagacacagtgTTATAGACTGAAAATATCTGTAATCAACGAGGGATTTGTCTGAAGGaaacatgtctctgtctgtctctatctgtctctgtctgtctgtctctatctgtctctatctgtctgtctctgtctgtctctgtctgtctcggtTCGATGCCGTCTCTCAGGAGGAGTGTCCAtggaaaagattttaaatagttttcttttgactcaacaaaagaacaaaaacatttttattttcccgAATGAAAGATGAtaaatgttacacacacacacacacacacacacacacacacacacacacacacaaacacacacacacacacacacacacacacacacacacacacacacacacacacacacacacacacacacacacacacacacttacctgcTCCTTTATCTGTGAATCCAGACACACTCAAGTTGTATCCGTTACACTCAGAGTCGACGGAGAACATCCTGTAATGCGCGGACGCTTTATTTCCCTCAAAGTCCTCCATGTCCACCTGTAACTCAAACTTCGTGGGTCCTGAGGTAAGATAGTGGAGGTTGTCCAGAcctgtgaccacacacacacacacacacacacacacacacacacacacacacacacacacacacacacacacacacacacacacacagttgaaggGGGTTGTGTATTAACAgttctcagctgttcctgtgGTTCCACTTCTCACCGAGCCAGTGTTCTCCCCTCACAGAACCAAAGCCGACCTTGTACTGAATCCAGGGCCGGTAGAAGTTGACGGTTCCATCCATCCTGGTCTGAATCACCTGAGCAGGTAAACAGTGGAATATGAATCTGACTGATTTGACGCTTATTGAAAGTCAGTAAAAATACTCACTGTCCAGGCTGATTGGTTTGGACTCATCTGACAGTACACCTGCAACACATCAGTACATGTGATcaattcaaatgtttcactcacgtctttttcactttcatcacGTTAGGTGACACTGACCAATAGAAGCCCAGAGATTCATCTGATACGAGTGATCATGCAAGAATCGAATCTGCTTCATTTAAACGTTTCCTcctgaaacagcagctggatgagagtgagtctgatgtttagtgtgaacatgagaaagtttcctccttcactccctgaacgtctgttctctgtaactctgctgagtgggttccatctcctgtgagaagaactgactgagagtcagcttcaactgtcacaaccagctccaggtgaagagtgaagctgaactgagatcagttagaaacactctgaagttattaacaaccagagtttatctccaagattcagcaggaaactttgaaatatgaagaattctgaacagcaTCAATCCcctcatgtggctgcagggggtgCTGTTGATCAGTATCGGTGACATGTTGCTTTAATGATTCTACGTATGAGAGGtgaacatgtttctgtccaataataaaaacacaagtggaCGTACTTTGACTTGGAGGTTCTCTCCTGCAGGCTGGATTGAGTAGGAGCCGCTCTGGTGGTAATCTCCGATTTCAGGGATCTGGCTGCAGTCAGTCGGATATTCGGCGACACGGCAGCTGATCAACGCTGGagccaagaggaggaggaggacgacttGAAACAGCTGGAacagaacagatgttttcaaTACTTTGACCTCTTGAGTCATGGGGGTGTGGTCACAGTCAACAGAGGTGGAGCTTATCAAGATAAAGATCCACATAGTTTGTCCCCAAAGCCACAGCTCACAAACCTCtcgacaacaacacaacagaagatTACATGTTCCCTGAGTGGAGTATGacaacatgcatgaaacacgcttataaaacatgcatgaaacacgcttataaaacatgcatgaaacacgcttataaaacatgcatgaaacacgcttataaaacatgcatgaaacacgcttataaaacatgcatgaaacacgcttataaaacacgtatgaaacacgcttataaaacacgCATGAAACAcgcataaaacatgcatgaaacatgcttataaaacatgcatgaaacacgcttataaaacatgcatgaaacacgcttataaaacacgtatgaaacacgcttataaaacatgcatgaaacacgcttataaaacatgcatgaaacacgcttataaaacatgcatgaaacatgcttataaaacatgcatgaaacacgcttataaaacacgtatgaaacacgcttataaaacatgcatgaaacacgcataaaacatgcatgaaacatgcttataaaacatgcatgaaacacgcttataaaacatgcatgaaacacgcttataaaacacgtATGAAACATGCTTATAAAACACGTATGAAGTACAGAAAAGAACAACTGATGGTCGACCGAGGTTTATGTCCAGACCTGGTCCTGACCTCCCCTAAGTTCTGTTGTTATAAAGTTGAGACATTTACATTAAGTTATTTTCTATTAAGTCGTGTTCAGCGACATCTAGTGGCTCAGATTAAAACTTGTCCATTCAGAGCCACCGTAGAAACATTAGAATTGAGGAGAAATAATCTGTTCactcaccttcatcatcagtgttgaggaatttttgacatCCCACATAACTGTATATgtcactatatattatgtatagtGTATATtctatctgtacaggagaatagagcCTGTCTGGTTCCACagatcctccttctctctctgagcagaacccaggtcaggttatagataaaggaccaacagGACATTGTAGTGTCTTCACTCAGGGACGTTCAGATCTAACTCAGAGgctccagacagagacaccgactctttgtgtgtttcaccagacgtgaggacacaatgtgattcatgaacacacactttacactgaaCTGTCCAATAGAATGCAAACACCTCCatgtaacagagagagggacctTCATGGGTGACgcagggtgagggagatatactgggaggctgtgggagacatcttcagacttggtggagacagttgctcatgttactctctAGCCAtcagtggtgtataaagtacttgagtaaaagtacagatatcttccctgaaagtgactccggtaaaagtaaaagtcacccgtaagaaaatgacttgagtaaaagtcttaaagtagctcatattaaatgtacttaagtatcaaaagtaaaagtacaagtaccaaaattaaaaatgcaaagtgctttttatagtctatacagacacaaaaaaaataaaattattcgcttcaggctttatttctactaattataacaaaaatctacatatactgtataattttacaaattctgaaccccagatgctgaggttcaaatagtaatggactagtgcatctgaacttctgGGGACAACGAAgaagcaacacaacagaatgaACCAGTGCCTCGTGTGTCTGCCTGAGAACACTGATCAACCAGAGTGTAGCTGAAGACGATCAAACTTCACTCTCTAGAGGAAGTTAAACTCTGAACAAGGTTTCTGAAGGTTTCACCTGCGGAGGGATCATCACCGGACCAGCCTGCTCCACCCCGCTCGACCAAGCAGCCCGACCGACCTCCGGACTCTTAGGGCCTCGCGCTGCCCCCCCGAAGGCAAACACGGCGGCGTGTTTGCCGTCGGGGGGGCAGCGCGAGGCCCTAAGAGTCCGGAGGTCggtaaataaatactcaagtaaagtacagatatgtgaaaaatctacttaagtacaggaacgaagtatttgtacttcgttacCTCCCACCTCTggttagtgtttgtatattgtttcaccttctggtctccttgatgcatcagctgctgcctgacttctcctttcaccagcttccaggaaacttccatgACAAACAGATTTCTGCTGAAACTGGActtatctgaaaataaaacaaaaacacagtcaacCAATGAGTGaactcacccgtctcacctcacccgtctcacctcacccgtctcccctcacctgtctcccctcacctgtctcccctcacctgtctcccctcacctgtctcccctcacccgtctcacctcacccgtctcacctcacccgtctcacctcacccgtctcccctcacccgtctcacctcacctgtctcacctcacccgtctcacctcacctgtctcccctcacctgtctcacctcacccgtctcccctcacccgtctcccctcacccgtctcacctcacctgtctcacctcacccgtctcacctcacccgtctcacctcacctgtctcacctcacccgtctcacctcacccgtctcccctcacctgtctcacctcagctgtctcccctcacccgtctcccctcacccgtctcccctcacccgtctcccctcacccgtctcccctcacccgtctcccctcacccgtctcccctcacccgtctcacctcacccgtctcccctcacctgtctcccctcacctgtctcccctcacctgtctcacctcagctgtctcccctcacccgtctcacctcacctgtctcccctcacccgtctcacctcacccgtctcccctcacccgtctcccctcacctgtctcccctcacctgtgtgAACTCACCTGTGAGTCAAACTGAAGAGACGTCTTCAccttcagaggaaacagataaactgctgtttctccttctcGTCTTTTATCTGCACACGACTCTGTGACGTCTCATATGTAAACAAACCACCACATATTATTGTAATGGAGAATTacaatatccccccccccccccccccccccccccagactgctaggagcctgggtgtgacactcgacagtcgactctccctcactgccaacatcaCCGTTCAACAGAACAAGTGCCTCTTGTGCCTCTGCCTAAGAACTCGAACCACAGTTTAACCTGGCAGAGCGCCGAGAAGACGATCAAACTTGACTCTCTAGAGGAAGT includes these proteins:
- the LOC117752819 gene encoding microfibril-associated glycoprotein 4-like isoform X1, producing the protein MEVSWKLVKGEVRQQLMHQGDQKLFQVVLLLLLAPALISCRVAEYPTDCSQIPEIGDYHQSGSYSIQPAGENLQVKVYCQMSPNQSAWTVIQTRMDGTVNFYRPWIQYKVGFGSVRGEHWLGLDNLHYLTSGPTKFELQVDMEDFEGNKASAHYRMFSVDSECNGYNLSVSGFTDKGAGDSMMTHNGMKFSTFDRDQDTVPENCASTFLGGFWYNNCHHANPNGVYRWGQEKTPYAVGVSWVTWKNTHDYSVKSIVMKVRPVQPE
- the LOC117752819 gene encoding microfibril-associated glycoprotein 4-like isoform X2, with translation MEVSWKLVKGEVRQQLMHQGDQKVYCQMSPNQSAWTVIQTRMDGTVNFYRPWIQYKVGFGSVRGEHWLGLDNLHYLTSGPTKFELQVDMEDFEGNKASAHYRMFSVDSECNGYNLSVSGFTDKGAGDSMMTHNGMKFSTFDRDQDTVPENCASTFLGGFWYNNCHHANPNGVYRWGQEKTPYAVGVSWVTWKNTHDYSVKSIVMKVRPVQPE